The proteins below come from a single Caulobacter segnis ATCC 21756 genomic window:
- a CDS encoding glutathione S-transferase family protein: MDKKYTLFSALGSGGVPVEAAMSLIGLRYEVVEAPTWEGEAEQAKVAAVNPLKQIPALVTSTGETITESAAILMWLADRYPRARLAPAIDGPVRAQFLRWMTFIPASIYSLYWISDAPSRLVGEDEDLQAMAKAAIKERIVDCWRMMDSQITPGRYLLGDEMTVLDLYVTVLSRWGPRRVRFYEAAPKMSEVVKRVDADPRLAAFWEKRFPFFDGWERLGQQG; encoded by the coding sequence GTGGACAAGAAGTATACGCTTTTCAGCGCTCTTGGGTCCGGCGGCGTGCCCGTCGAAGCCGCTATGTCCTTGATCGGTCTGCGCTATGAGGTGGTCGAGGCCCCGACCTGGGAGGGCGAGGCCGAGCAGGCCAAGGTCGCCGCGGTCAATCCCCTTAAGCAGATTCCGGCCCTCGTCACATCGACGGGCGAGACGATCACCGAAAGCGCCGCCATTCTCATGTGGCTGGCCGACCGCTATCCGAGGGCTCGCCTGGCCCCCGCCATCGACGGCCCGGTCCGCGCCCAGTTCCTGCGCTGGATGACCTTCATCCCGGCCTCGATCTATTCGCTCTACTGGATCAGCGACGCGCCCTCGCGGCTCGTGGGTGAGGACGAAGACCTGCAGGCGATGGCCAAGGCCGCGATCAAGGAACGGATCGTCGACTGCTGGCGGATGATGGACAGCCAGATCACGCCTGGGCGGTATCTGCTGGGCGACGAGATGACGGTGCTGGACCTCTACGTCACTGTCCTGAGCCGCTGGGGCCCGAGGCGCGTGCGGTTCTACGAGGCCGCGCCGAAGATGAGCGAGGTGGTGAAGCGGGTGGACGCCGACCCGCGGCTGGCGGCGTTCTGGGAGAAGCG